A stretch of the Ornithodoros turicata isolate Travis chromosome 4, ASM3712646v1, whole genome shotgun sequence genome encodes the following:
- the LOC135393467 gene encoding uncharacterized protein LOC135393467 isoform X3, whose amino-acid sequence MKISLALLCVTVLSAVNAYPYDYYPSLALEEPGPYVPHDQGRRVPKTPSLQYPHHTIPTWSGVPGRPVGTFPDHQYSSGPRVPKMPVGTLPDHPHSYGPGVPRVPEGTSPGHPEPPEPITIIRRPWGKSPDLPLPPGDHVVLGPCNTPFPNEYCSWVCRRFRHTHGWCNMSKQKCVCS is encoded by the coding sequence CGTACCCGTACGATTATTATCCATCACTGGCGCTCGAGGAACCCGGTCCTTACGTTCCGCACGACCAAGGACGAAGAGTCCCCAAGACTCCCAGCTTACAGTACCCACATCATACAATCCCAACTTGGTCGGGAGTACCCGGGAGACCCGTGGGAACATTCCCTGACCACCAGTACTCATCTGGGCCGAGGGTACCAAAGATGCCCGTGGGAACACTCCCTGACCACCCGCACTCATATGGACCGGGGGTACCAAGAGTACCCGAAGGAACATCCCCTGGCCATCCAGAGCCACCAGAACCAATAACGATCATCAGGAGACCGTGGGGAAAGTCCCCTGACCTCCCGCTCCCTCCAGGAGACCATGTGGTTCTCGGGCCCTGCAACACCCCTTTTCCAAACGAATACTGCAGTTGGGTCTGCAGAAGATTCAGGCACACGCACGGCTGGTGCAACATGTCAAAGCAGAAGTGCGTTTGTTCCTAG